One genomic segment of Petrotoga olearia DSM 13574 includes these proteins:
- the yqeK gene encoding bis(5'-nucleosyl)-tetraphosphatase (symmetrical) YqeK, which produces MDLTNIIEELKKYLKITIKSKKRLEHIYNVADFSKKLAQIHELPVEKVEVAALGHDLFRDVDPNRLIKLARFYKIPLDKFDKNRPILLHGKISAEFLKRKFYIDEDIYQAIYYHTSGYEKMGDIGKALVISDSAGDDRDFEGVEELRKVSYTSLNEGYKLVIKNKISYALAKERYILEDTYKTWNTLCQI; this is translated from the coding sequence TTGGATTTAACTAACATTATAGAAGAATTAAAAAAGTATTTAAAAATAACTATAAAGTCAAAAAAAAGATTAGAACATATCTACAACGTTGCTGATTTCTCTAAAAAATTAGCCCAAATCCACGAACTTCCTGTAGAAAAAGTCGAAGTTGCAGCGTTGGGACACGATTTATTTCGAGATGTTGACCCAAACAGGTTAATCAAATTGGCGAGGTTTTATAAAATTCCACTCGATAAGTTCGATAAAAATCGTCCGATTCTCTTGCATGGCAAGATAAGTGCGGAATTTTTGAAAAGGAAGTTTTATATAGATGAAGATATATACCAAGCTATATATTATCACACAAGTGGTTATGAAAAAATGGGGGATATAGGAAAGGCACTTGTTATTTCTGATTCAGCCGGAGATGACAGGGATTTTGAAGGCGTTGAAGAACTAAGAAAGGTATCATACACATCTTTGAATGAAGGATACAAATTGGTGATAAAAAACAAAATAAGCTACGCCTTAGCTAAAGAGAGATATATATTAGAAGATACATATAAGACATGGAACACACTCTGTCAAATTTGA
- a CDS encoding cob(I)yrinic acid a,c-diamide adenosyltransferase has protein sequence MSISTKTGDKGETSLWSGERVSKDDIRVEAYGTVDELNAFLSETNYYLKSHQVKKIINEVQNDLFKVAGELASKSKPYKYPIQEEDVLKITNYVYAFENRLNLKGFVIPGKTLQSAKLDICRTIARRAERRIIALDKKEPVPEPLKKYVNRLSDLLFILARFEEYIEDKIEFKKW, from the coding sequence GTGTCTATTTCAACCAAAACAGGTGATAAGGGTGAAACTTCCCTTTGGAGTGGAGAAAGAGTTTCAAAAGACGACATAAGGGTTGAAGCCTACGGTACCGTAGATGAATTAAACGCATTCCTTTCAGAGACAAATTATTATTTAAAATCTCATCAGGTAAAAAAAATAATAAACGAGGTACAAAATGATTTATTCAAAGTAGCCGGAGAGTTAGCTTCCAAAAGCAAACCATATAAATATCCAATTCAAGAAGAAGATGTCCTTAAAATTACCAATTATGTTTATGCATTTGAAAATAGGTTGAATTTAAAGGGTTTCGTTATACCGGGAAAAACATTGCAATCTGCAAAGTTAGACATTTGCAGAACTATAGCTCGAAGAGCAGAAAGACGAATAATCGCTTTAGATAAAAAAGAACCGGTACCGGAACCATTAAAGAAATATGTAAATCGATTATCTGATTTGTTGTTCATATTAGCCCGTTTTGAAGAGTACATAGAAGATAAAATTGAATTTAAAAAATGGTGA
- a CDS encoding DUF503 domain-containing protein, whose translation MFCIKLELKIRLFGINSLKDKRSVVKTLINSLRKKYNVCALEGNYNDSKNYLGIFVSSLSQSRDYLLNLIEQIENDIELNYGLEIEKEDYLIF comes from the coding sequence ATGTTCTGCATCAAATTAGAATTGAAAATTAGGTTATTTGGGATCAACTCTTTGAAAGACAAAAGATCGGTAGTGAAAACACTGATAAACTCTCTAAGAAAAAAGTATAATGTGTGTGCTTTAGAGGGAAATTATAACGATTCTAAAAATTACTTGGGAATATTCGTCTCGTCGTTAAGCCAAAGTAGAGATTACTTACTAAACCTTATTGAGCAAATTGAGAATGATATCGAACTTAATTATGGTTTAGAAATCGAAAAGGAAGACTACTTAATTTTTTAA